The window GAAACCCGGCCTCGGCGATGAAGTTGATCGCGCCGGCCGAGAGACCGGATACCAGCCACACGTGATACCAAACGACGAGCGCGATTGCGAGGCCGCGCAGCCCGTCGAGAATCTGCAATCGTTCACCAGGTCCCGGCACGGGCGTGTCGTTCCCACGAAACGCTGTTTTCTAAGGTTGGGAGCTACTGCTTGGCGGCGACCGGAACGGGTTGTTGCCCGCTTACTTGCTCGAGGGCGCCCAGCCATGCGCGCGCGACGTCACCGTATCCGTCGCCACCGCTCGGATGAATGGTATCGGGAAAGTGCGTGCTGTCGCGCGGTACGGCGTCTGCCATCGCATTCGCAAGCGTGATGCGCGCGCCGCGGATTGCGTATGATGCGACGATCGGTCTAATACCATCGTTGAACGCCGTCAAATCACTAGTTGAAACAATTGGACTCGCAACAACCGGCGCGACGATCACGCGCACGTGCGGATCGATGCTGAAAATTTCACCGAGCAATAAATTCATCGATTCGAGCACGTTCGGCATCGTGTATCCCGGGACGTGATGCGTTAGGCGAATCAAATCGTTCGTGCCCGCCATCAATAAGATGACATCGGGTTTCTCCCGCGTCATCGCGCGACGGGTTAGCGCTCCGTAGAGCTGCCCCGGTCCGGGATCGGCGGGAAACGAGCGCAACACGTAGCCGGGCCACCCGTCGTGCTCGCGGTTCGCGATCGCGGCCGAATAGTCGTGACGCGTTCCAACAAATTCCGCATTGATGCCGTTGTGCGACAAGAGCGTGCCGAGCGTGCCTCGATAGCCGCCTTCGGACGAAGGGCCGCCACCCGCGGAAACGCCGGCTGTTATGGAATCGCCGAGCGCCATGATGCGCACGGGCGCATCAGCAATCGCGGGCTTTACAAGAAAGCCAGCGGTTGCCAGGACAACGAAGAAGGCGGCGAGGCTGAAGACGCCTCTCCAAAGCAAGATCACGCGAGAATACACTTTCTTCCGAGATAACGTGCTTCTCCTTACAAACGTCCCATTCGAACGTGCGCGAGCCCGTTAAGAGTGGGTAAACCGCAGTAACCATGCGCCGTTTTCAGATCATCCTCGCTGGGATCGTCGCGGCGCTCGTCGTCGTTGTCGCTGTAATTTTCTTTGCGCACGATGCCGTTGCCAAGGGTGTCGTCGAAGCATTCGTGCGTTCGTACGGTTACCGCGTCAGTTTCGAACGCTTCGACATCGGGCTGCGCAACGCGAAAATCGCGAACATACGCGTGCAAAATCTTGCGGGCGAGCCCGTGCTTACTGCAGATCGCGTCTATCTGCGCTATTCGCTCATGGACTTTGCTCGCGGCAAGCGACGGTTCGGGCTCGAGAACGCGACGATCGAGCGACCGTACATCACGCTGATTCATCACGCCGACGGAACCTACAACGTCAAACCAATCTCGTTGCCGCGCGGTCCGCAAAAGCAGCAGCCGCCGCTGTGGATGCGCTTCAAACTGCAAGGCGGCACGGTTGCGATGATCGACGACTACAGCATCGCACCAAAGGCGCGGCATGAAGAGCTGATCGGAATCAACGCCGACGCCGATCTGGCCCCGAATCGCCGCTCTTCCTATAATGCACGTCTCGCGATTGCGGTTGGCGGGCGGCGATACCCCGTCTCGGGCTATGCCATCTTCGATGACCCGGAAGGTTTCGAGTCTGCGCACTGGACTGCTGCCGATCTTCCGGTTGCGGAGCTGCTCGATTTCGCGATCCCGACGCACCAAGTCAGCATCTTGAGCGGCGATCTGCACGGCATCGACTTCCGGATGTTCAGCCTGCAGGATCGCGACGGGTCGTTCCACGCGCACGTCGCCGGTCACGCGACTCTCCAAGACGCAAACATCTCGGCTGCTAGTTTGCGCGAGCCCCTGCGCAACGCCCACGGCGATCTCTTGATCGGTGACGATGTGATGACGATGCCGCGCCTGGATGCGAGGCTGGCCGGAATCCCGGTGGCTGCCGCCGGCGGCGTTTACGATTTTGCGAATCCGAAGTTGCGGTTCGGGATCTCGATCGCGGCGCCGCTCGGGCGCTTGCGGACCGTCGCGGCCCAAATCGCGAACCGTCCAATCAGCGGCAAGCTCGCACTTACGATGCTGGCCGAAGGGCACGCCGAAAATCCGCTCGTTCTTGCGACGTTCTCGTCGCCGGCGATTCACTATGCGAATCTGAGCGCCACGCGCGCGCACGGTTTGATCGCACTCCAAGGCTCCGAACTCGACATCATCGATGCGGGTTTGCGCTACGGCCCGCTTGACGTCG of the Candidatus Baltobacteraceae bacterium genome contains:
- a CDS encoding GDSL-type esterase/lipase family protein, which gives rise to MILLWRGVFSLAAFFVVLATAGFLVKPAIADAPVRIMALGDSITAGVSAGGGPSSEGGYRGTLGTLLSHNGINAEFVGTRHDYSAAIANREHDGWPGYVLRSFPADPGPGQLYGALTRRAMTREKPDVILLMAGTNDLIRLTHHVPGYTMPNVLESMNLLLGEIFSIDPHVRVIVAPVVASPIVSTSDLTAFNDGIRPIVASYAIRGARITLANAMADAVPRDSTHFPDTIHPSGGDGYGDVARAWLGALEQVSGQQPVPVAAKQ